In the Astatotilapia calliptera chromosome 5, fAstCal1.2, whole genome shotgun sequence genome, one interval contains:
- the LOC113022001 gene encoding probable N-acetyltransferase camello isoform X1: protein MTERNWSHVRTYFTSTKTETWFAIHVGKKVTFVMQLVIRRYRPADKDTVLTLFSTGILEHIRPCFYNAMTSPLYLTITSTLCVVGYLLGSVFGAVLFPAAWVGLIYYCCHEVYATVVRVRLRNDMQDIPGNFLSRPDDCFWVAEAEVGARAQVVGMVAVVAKHSGTEKYGEMFRMIIFPQYRRMGLGFRLTQTAVDFCKERGFSKVVLQTTSTQMAAVVLYSKVGFNRVLSNVKGLAAPWIISLARVTIIRMEKYL from the exons ATGACTGAGCGTAATTGGAGTCATGTGCGAAcctattttacctccacaaaaactgagacgtggtttgccatacatgtggggaaaaaag TTACTTTCGTCATGCAGCTGGTGATCCGTCGGTACCGTCCTGCAGACAAGGACACAGTGCTCACCCTCTTCAGTACTGGCATCTTGGAGCATATCCGTCCATGTTTCTATAACGCCATGACCAGTCCCCTTTACCTCACCATCACCTCGActctgtgtgttgttggttATCTCCTTGGCTCTGTGTTTGGAGCTGTACTGTTCCCAGCAGCTTGGGTAGGTCTCATCTACTACTGCTGTCATGAAGTATATGCCACCGTCGTCAGGGTGAGACTTCGCAACGACATGCAGGACATCCCTGGGAATTTCCTCAGCAGACCTGATGACTGTTTCTGGGTGGCTGAGGCTGAGGTTGGAGCGAGAGCCCAGGTTGTTGGTATGGTGGCTGTGGTAGCTAAACACAGTGGGACAGAAAAGTATGGGGAAATGTTCAGAATGATCATTTTCCCACAGTATAGACGGATGGGCCTCGGCTTTAGGTTGACTCAGACCGCGGTTGACTTCTGTAAAGAACGGGGCTTCTCCAAGGTGGTGTTGCAGACTACCTCCACCCAAATGGCAGCCGTGGTTCTGTACAGCAAAGTGGGGTTTAACCGTGTCCTGTCTAATGTCAAAGGACTGGCAGCTCCCTGGATCATTTCACTGGCCAGGGTCACGATTATAAGGATGGAAAAATACTTGTAA
- the LOC113022001 gene encoding probable N-acetyltransferase camello isoform X2 — protein sequence MQLVIRRYRPADKDTVLTLFSTGILEHIRPCFYNAMTSPLYLTITSTLCVVGYLLGSVFGAVLFPAAWVGLIYYCCHEVYATVVRVRLRNDMQDIPGNFLSRPDDCFWVAEAEVGARAQVVGMVAVVAKHSGTEKYGEMFRMIIFPQYRRMGLGFRLTQTAVDFCKERGFSKVVLQTTSTQMAAVVLYSKVGFNRVLSNVKGLAAPWIISLARVTIIRMEKYL from the coding sequence ATGCAGCTGGTGATCCGTCGGTACCGTCCTGCAGACAAGGACACAGTGCTCACCCTCTTCAGTACTGGCATCTTGGAGCATATCCGTCCATGTTTCTATAACGCCATGACCAGTCCCCTTTACCTCACCATCACCTCGActctgtgtgttgttggttATCTCCTTGGCTCTGTGTTTGGAGCTGTACTGTTCCCAGCAGCTTGGGTAGGTCTCATCTACTACTGCTGTCATGAAGTATATGCCACCGTCGTCAGGGTGAGACTTCGCAACGACATGCAGGACATCCCTGGGAATTTCCTCAGCAGACCTGATGACTGTTTCTGGGTGGCTGAGGCTGAGGTTGGAGCGAGAGCCCAGGTTGTTGGTATGGTGGCTGTGGTAGCTAAACACAGTGGGACAGAAAAGTATGGGGAAATGTTCAGAATGATCATTTTCCCACAGTATAGACGGATGGGCCTCGGCTTTAGGTTGACTCAGACCGCGGTTGACTTCTGTAAAGAACGGGGCTTCTCCAAGGTGGTGTTGCAGACTACCTCCACCCAAATGGCAGCCGTGGTTCTGTACAGCAAAGTGGGGTTTAACCGTGTCCTGTCTAATGTCAAAGGACTGGCAGCTCCCTGGATCATTTCACTGGCCAGGGTCACGATTATAAGGATGGAAAAATACTTGTAA